A window of the Cryptosporidium parvum Iowa II chromosome 7, whole genome shotgun sequence genome harbors these coding sequences:
- a CDS encoding P-type ATpase 3; integral membrane protein with signal peptide and 12 or more transmembrane domains; possible MgtA, cation tranport ATpase. has translation MKLGIFGDIYSTFFPIDLCIKLLIFTISILLFFYIANLIIWRRYDKHTYKHQSFEMILIPCRKNIYSNIFRCTLNFLTAVHLILIPLVTYDSVSAPESSSILYWRKKAEVFLVEYVVALIICIGRKLFTQRIRLTLIMPSNLFDCNFVCLWVRDNNNINNNHNHDHNTNDNIIQSINKDPSYSTLNKKFLNFYKKSLAFLDGEMTGFKYYGCHIQTDESSGIRYFIAGSTRFVFSIETGTFLPQIQSSRVSVNQIENALNCGGHSEASVISYLSVFGKNELPYETEPALLVMKRIFFCPTFILQYLMLSTTFFLRFFTWSFCWSALILYTNLFSFFKDIFRNRKLLKETHEINNRPVKVIRGNIKKSIKASDIVLFDIVLSETGDIAPCDMILMEKLVLVDESSLTGEATPVFKKPLDLSALSNSQILSASDNILKDSLIHAGCKIIKVFGGDESNDSLISVVLNTGVFTFKSKILRTVSQNMISDDFHNDIPLLWLLTLSVASVVITVQCLISQFNIGSIFFILGTLLQLLPIWAPAFVQSCINSSVSTLKNDKNVESSYPRRILFASKLDTLFFDKTGTLTMNDYVLDNVERLNSDLLEDQGFFTGNERYSERIVRGINGEKIDILKMAISTCHSLSFVPDQGDGGYYGDSIEKEMLKFTRSCIYEKSSLNDRSLRRFVFEKGAEFDLENIYRSHNTANLEKKLSKGCEILKIFDFNGVSRSMSVIVRCNVTDRVFLFTKGASESILKFSIKNQSTEEIEFRTSKLSSSGFYVIIIAYRELKSDKESIELYRLLNESERINFEVDLIPVGILCFSNCIRKEAPFIIKEIKDLGIKPIILTGDNSDCALCVAKQVGIINSQFKVSNIEAKLNLCEIDLNSHQIAVLCCIISGKLVFLNEFRHEIDLEEVIKNLNKIRLVVTFESYEMMSKTILHNYEGIVNPLKNDSKQAFLSNETLLDLFKNNISVISRANHINKQSVIRQFMNEGKIVGMVGDGTNDVAAVKDSNLGIFVNKNGSLSSHFSLDKGDLNGILSIIREGCGCAANSRSLYLFMIMYGFTIVICKNILLYSGQATLPTMGYFYYSIFVNFPSVWGIKRSRPANKIKKYPVDAGLVSRSSILTVICFVSVIGINLGVVLFLLSNKSWFVSSYTRNLGIPIFISARQDGFESSTTLIWMCSLHSHMALIFGMGGYHREPFYKNKVLVSTWFLAQLGLLFLIFSEPSLITCFFKINCQEGITPGTLFGMNIPKFSSSNVFPFSWKFELVGWIAASFLICIFIYRKLNFNSASKI, from the coding sequence agaaaattatttacaCAAAGAATTAGGCTCACTTTGATAATGCCATCAAATCTTTTTGATTGTAATTTTGTATGTTTGTGGGTACgtgataataataatattaataataatcataatcATGATCATAATacaaatgataatattattcaatcCATAAATAAAGATCCAAGTTATTcaactttaaataaaaaatttctcaattttTACAAGAAAAGTCTTGCATTTTTAGATGGTGAAATGACaggatttaaatattatggTTGTCATATACAAACAGATGAATCCTCTGGAATTAGGTATTTTATTGCTGGATCAACAAGATTTGTATTTTCTATAGAAACTGGGACTTTTTTGCCTCAAATACAATCAAGTAGAGTTAGTGTAAatcaaattgaaaatgcTTTGAATTGTGGAGGACATTCAGAAGCTTCTGttatttcttatttatctgtttttggaaaaaatgaattacCATATGAAACTGAGCCTGCATTACTTGTAATGAAACGTATTTTCTTTTGTCCAACTTTCAttttacaatatttaatgCTCTCAACaactttctttttgagGTTTTTCACTTGGTCATTTTGTTGGTCGgctttaattttatatacAAACCTATTTAGTTTCtttaaagatatttttagaaatagAAAACTCTTAAAAGAAACCcatgaaattaataatcgACCAGTTAAAGTAATACGTgggaatattaaaaaatcgATTAAAGCGTCTGATATTGTCCTTTTTGATATTGTATTATCTGAAACAGGAGATATTGCACCTTGCGATATGATACTTATGGAAAAATTAGTACTTGTTGACGAATCAAGTTTGACAGGTGAAGCAACACCTGTTTTTAAAAAGCCTCTTGATTTATCAGCGCTTTCAAATTCTCAAATACTTTCAGCTAGTGataatattcttaaagACTCTTTGATTCATGCTGGatgtaaaattattaaagtattTGGCGGAGATGAATCAAAtgattcattaatttccGTAGTCTTAAATACTGGTGTTTTTacatttaaatcaaaaattctGCGTACAGTTTCTCAAAATATGATTTCTGATGATTTTCATAATGATATTCCGTTATTGTGGTTATTAACTTTATCAGTTGCATCAGTTGTTATAACAGTACAATGCTTAATTTCacaatttaatattgggtccatattcttcattttaGGTACTTTACTACAACTTCTTCCAATTTGGGCACCAGCTTTTGTACAATCATGCATTAATAGTTCAGTTTCaacattaaaaaatgataaaaatgtTGAAAGTTCTTACCCAAGAAGAATCTTGTTTGCTAGTAAATTGGATACATTATTCTTTGATAAGACTGGTACTTTAACAATGAATGATTACGTACTTGATAATGTTGAAAGATTAAATTCTGATTTACTTGAAGATCAGGGATTCTTTACTGGAAATGAACGCTATTCTGAAAGAATAGTTAGGGGAATAAATGgagaaaaaattgatatattaaaaatggCAATTTCAACTTGCCATTCATTATCTTTTGTTCCTGATCAAGGCGATGGAGGGTATTATGGAGATTCAATTGAAAAGGAAATGCTTAAGTTTACAAGATCTTGTATTTATGAGAAGTCCTCATTAAACGATAGATCTTTAAGAAGGTTTGTTTTTGAAAAAGGAGCTGAATttgatcttgaaaatatctATAGAAGCCACAATACTGCAAATCTTGAGAAAAAGCTCAGTAAAGGATGCGAAATACTGAAGATATTCGATTTTAATGGCGTTAGTAGGTCAATGAGTGTTATTGTTCGTTGTAACGTCACAGATAGAGtctttttatttactaAAGGCGCATCTGAATCCattttaaagttttcaaTTAAGAACCAATCGACTGAGGAAATTGAATTTAGAACATCTAAACTATCTTCTTCAGGATTTtatgtaataataatagctTATCGGGAATTGAAATCCGATAAAGAGTCAATTGAATTGTATAGATTATTAAACGAAAgtgaaagaattaattttgaagttGACTTAATTCCAGTTGGAATTCTTTGTTTTTCAAATTGTATTAGAAAGGAAGCACCATTTATCATTAAGGAAATTAAAGATCTTGGAATTAAGCCCATAATTCTAACAGGCGATAATTCAGATTGTGCATTGTGCGTTGCTAAACAAgttggaattattaatagccAATTCAAAGTCTCTAATATTGAGGCAAAACTTAACCTTTGCGAAATTGACTTGAATAGCCACCAAATTGCTGTATTGTGTTGTATTATTTCCGGAAAATTAgtttttttgaatgaatttAGACATGAAATTGATCTGGAGgaagttattaaaaatttgaataagaTAAGATTAGTTGTAACATTTGAATCTTACGAAATGATGAGCAAGACTATTCTGCATAATTATGAAGGTATTGTTAATccattaaaaaatgattccAAACAAGCATTTTTGAGTAATGAGACTCTTTTGGACttgtttaaaaataatatttcagtAATTTCAAGAGCTAACCATATTAATAAACAGAGTGTTATTCGACAATTTATGAATGAAGGAAAAATTGTTGGAATGGTTGGCGATGGAACAAATGATGTTGCTGCTGTTAAAGATTCCAATCTGGgaatatttgttaataaaaatggaagTTTAAGTAGCCATTTTTCTTTGGATAAAGGGGATTTAAATGGAATATTAAGTATTATTCGAGAGGGATGCGGGTGTGCTGCTAATTCACGTTCATTGTACTTGTTCATGATTATGTATGGATTCACAATTGTAATTTGtaagaatattttattatattctgGACAAGCAACTCTTCCAACTATGGGGTACTTTTATTATAGtatttttgtaaattttCCAAGTGTATGGGGAATAAAAAGAAGCAGGCCTGCAAATAAGATTAAAAAGTATCCTGTAGATGCAGGATTGGTATCAAGGAGCTCCATATTGACTGttatttgttttgtttCTGTTATTGGAATCAACCTGGGTGTCGTATTGTTTTTGTTATCAAATAAGTCATGGTTTGTTTCTAGTTATACAAGAAATTTGGGAATTCCAATTTTCATTTCTGCACGCCAAGATGGATTTGAATCATCCACGACTTTAATTTGGATGTGCTCTTTGCATTCGCATATGGCTCTGATTTTTGGAATGGGAGGATATCACAGAGAACctttttataaaaataaagttcTCGTTTCTACGTGGTTTTTAGCACAGCTTGGgcttttatttctaattttttcGGAGCCAAGTCTCATTACATGcttctttaaaattaacTGTCAAGAAGGCATAACTCCTGGAACTTTATTTGGTATGAATATCCCAAAATTCTCGAGTAGCAATGTTTTCCCATTTTCTTGGAAGTTTGAGCTCGTTGGATGGATAGCTGCTTCCTTCCTAATTTgcatatttatttatcGCAAATTAAACTTCAATTCAGCTTCCAAAATTTGA
- a CDS encoding malate dehydrogenase, with product LKKISYKYNTVIMRKKISIIGAGQIGSTIALLLGQKDLGDVYMFDIIEGVPQGKALDLNHCMALIGSPAKIFGENNYEYLQNSDVVIITAGVPRKPNMTRSDLLTVNAKIVGSVAENVGKYCPNAFVICITNPLDAMVYYFKEKSGIPANKVCGMSGVLDSARFRCNLSRALGVKPSDVSAIVVGGHGDEMIPLTSSVTIGGILLSDFVEQGKITHSQINEIIKKTAFGGGEIVELLKTGSAFYAPAASAVAMAQAYLKDSKSVLVCSTYLTGQYNVNNLFVGVPVVIGKNGIEDVVIVNLSDDEKSLFSKSVESIQNLVQDLKSLNL from the coding sequence ttaaaaaaaataagttataaatataatactGTAATTatgagaaagaaaatttcaattattggAGCTGGACAAATTGGCTCAACTATAGCACTTCTTTTAGGACAAAAAGATTTAGGAGATGTTTATATGTTTGATATTATTGAGGGAGTTCCACAAGGAAAAGCTTTAGATTTGAATCACTGCATGGCATTGATTGGGTCACCAGCGAAAATATTTGGTGAAAATAACTATGAGTATTTACAAAACTCTGATGTCGTCATAATAACAGCTGGAGTTCCTAGAAAACCAAATATGACACGTTCAGATTTACTTACTGTTAATGCAAAGATTGTTGGTTCAGTTGCAGAAAATGTCGGTAAATACTGCCCTAATGCATTTGTAATATGTATTACTAATCCTCTAGATGCGATGGTTTACTactttaaagaaaagagtGGAATACCAGCTAATAAAGTTTGTGGTATGTCAGGTGTGCTTGATTCCGCTAGGTTCAGATGTAATTTAAGTCGAGCATTAGGTGTAAAGCCATCTGATGTATCAGCCATTGTTGTAGGTGGCCATGGAGATGAGATGATACCATTAACTAGTTCAGTTACAATTGGTGGAATTCTGCTTAGTGATTTTGTTGAGCAAGGAAAAATTACTCATTCACAAAtcaatgaaattattaagaagACAGCATTTGGTGGCGGTGAAATTGTTGAACTTTTAAAAACTGGCTCAGCATTCTATGCTCCAGCCGCTTCAGCTGTAGCTATGGCTCAAGCTTATTTGAAAGATTCTAAATCAGTATTAGTTTGTTCAACATATCTTACTGGCCAGTATAATGTTAACAATCTTTTTGTCGGTGTTCCTGTTGttattggaaaaaatgGTATTGAAGACGTTGTTATTGTAAATTTATCTGATGACgaaaaatcattattttctaaatcaGTTGAATCTATTCAAAACCTTGTCCAAGACTTAAAAAGCCttaatctttaa
- a CDS encoding lactate dehydrogenase, adjacent gene encodes predicted malate dehydrogenase (transcripts identified by EST) has translation SEFLFSKHLFIFFILKMIERRKIAVIGSGQIGGNIAYIVGKDNLADVVLFDIAEGIPQGKALDITHSMVMFGSTSKVIGTNDYADISGSDVVIITASIPGRPKDDRSELLFGNARILDSVAEGVKKYCPNAFVICITNPLDVMVSHFQKVSGLPHNKVCGMAGVLDSSRFRTFIAQHFGVNASDVSANVIGGHGDGMVPVTSSVSVGGVPLSSFIKQGLITQEQIDEIVCHTRIAWKEVADNLKTGTAYFAPAAAAVKMAEAYLKDKKAVVPCSAFCSNHYGVKGIYMGVPTIIGKNGVEDILELDLTPLEQKLLGESINEVNTISKVLDNAPAAGA, from the coding sequence agcgaatttttgttttcaaagcatttatttattttttttatattaaagatgatTGAAAGACGCAAGATTGCCGTTATTGGGTCAGGACAAATTGGAGGTAATATTGCATATATTGTAGGTAAAGACAATTTAGCCGATGTAGTACTTTTTGATATTGCAGAAGGCATTCCACAAGGAAAAGCACTAGATATTACCCACTCTATGGTAATGTTTGGTTCCACATCAAAGGTTATCGGCACAAATGATTATGCTGATATATCAGGCTCTGATGTAGTTATTATCACAGCCTCCATTCCAGGTCGTCCAAAAGATGATCGTTCTGAACTCTTATTCGGAAATGCTCGTATTTTGGATTCAGTTGCCGAAGGTGTTAAGAAATACTGTCCAAATGCCTTTGTCATCTGTATCACAAACCCATTAGATGTTATGGTTTCACACTTCCAAAAGGTTTCTGGGCTTCCACATAACAAAGTTTGTGGTATGGCAGGTGTATTAGATTCATCTAGATTTAGAACATTCATTGCACAACATTTTGGCGTTAATGCTTCTGATGTTAGTGCCAACGTTATTGGTGGCCATGGCGATGGTATGGTACCAGTTACTAGTTCAGTTTCGGTTGGTGGTGTTCCTCTTTCATCCTTCATTAAGCAAGGTCTTATCACCCAGGAACAAATTGATGAGATTGTGTGCCATACCAGAATAGCATGGAAGGAAGTTGCTGATAACTTAAAGACAGGAACTGCCTACTTTGCACCAGCCGCTGCTGCTGTTAAGATGGCTGAAGCTTACCTAAAGGACAAGAAGGCAGTTGTTCCATGTTCTGCATTCTGCTCCAACCATTATGGTGTAAAGGGTATATACATGGGTGTTCCAACAATTATTGGAAAGAATGGTGTTGAGGACATTCTCGAATTGGACTTAACTCCACTAGAACAGAAGCTTCTTGGGgaatcaattaatgaagTCAACACTATTTCCAAGGTGTTGGATAATGCACCAGCTGCTGGAGCataa
- a CDS encoding RNA polymerase III subunit C11, with translation IFANYFNNNFLFYWCSLFKLLAVCPKCSFSEAYFFQLQIRSADEPMTSFYTCVKCDFKWKEN, from the coding sequence ATATTTGCCAattactttaataataacttcCTATTTTACTGGTGCTCTTTATTTAAACTTTTAGCTGTTTGTCCAAAGTGCTCATTTTCTGAAGCTTACTTCTTCCAATTACAAATTAGATCAGCTGATGAACCAATGACAAGCTTTTATACTTGTGTAAAATGTGACTTCAAATGGAAggaaaattaa
- a CDS encoding cyclin'cyclophilin like peptidyl-prolyl cis-trans isomerase fused to WD40 repeats at the N-terminus', giving the protein MSLQNQLQEGESSDGSEDFGPGFTDFVDKSKKDEDQQFSYLEPDFSNDKYELGYSNKLKTRKIEVITNNQLKEIKEDNKDDVDDDDDDSLGPMPTMLTTNDSIEKVESENKDNKERERNREKELEKIVNIPKTDFYECSFMHKKQVTHILSSNKTGFIITASKDGVIKFWRLRSEKEILREKENQTKELSSPVITSLEFVKGFQAHKNEVSDISISNCEQYMASISENEKDIKLYSISNFDMISIIRIPIYPNRCVFLSSIGGGLSSSSINNHGNKNDKNKSNMRNINTFNLSSGLIYPQIVLSELKTGSIYIYSIKGGNLLINNEKDPDNESFPKYNNHKAQVTCLKFLPNLGIIISGDISGGLEFWDPWTMTLPRRNIQDNELNPIKFQYKIETDLFELQKNKCYAINMVVSNDERNLAIKCSDYKIRLFLIQTGKCYKIFDENISSYNVMQSNPEYDYLHIDHLEFGVRSSVETEIQNLPEYYNMQNMVFDETSRFLIYTCMIGVCVLDIQIGKRVLIIGKFETGKRFLNLGLLQIHRGINYNDNHLSNVDSAIITSAYKSNRIYIFSKRLPLLDNGDVNLKRDIFNELPSSEEIERQKQLEQFSNKGKERSNAYVRIAKQVILHTTKGDITLELYPEIAPKACENFSVHCFNGYYNNCIFHRVIKGFMIQTGDPTGQGIGGVSIWGKEFEDEISPNVKHDEPFTLSMANAGPNTNGSQFFITTASCPWLDGVHTIFGKVVHGKEIVKEIEHVSTNRNDRPIQDVSIISASTIFN; this is encoded by the coding sequence ATGAGTTTGCAAAATCAATTACAGGAAGGCGAAAGCTCAGATGGTAGTGAAGATTTTGGTCCTGGCTTTACAGATTTTGTTGATAAAAGTAAGAAAGATGAAGATCAGCAGTTTAGCTATCTAGAGCCTGATTTTTCTAAtgataaatatgaattgggctattcaaataaattgaaaacAAGGAAAATTGAAGTCATAACtaataatcaattaaaggaaataaaagaagataataaGGATGAtgttgatgatgatgatgatgactCTCTAGGGCCAATGCCCACAATGTTGACAACTAATGACTCTATTGAGAAAGTTGaatcagaaaataaagataataaagaaaggGAGAGGAATAGAGAGAAAGAACTGGagaaaatagtaaatattccaaaaacAGATTTTTATGAATGCAGTTTTATGCATAAAAAACAAGTTACTCACATATTATCTAGTAATAAAACGGGGTTTATTATTACAGCAAGTAAAGATGGTGTGATAAAATTTTGGAGATTAAGGtcagaaaaagaaatattaagggaaaaagaaaatcaaacaaaagaattatCTTCTCCAGTAATCACTTCATTAGAATTTGTAAAAGGCTTTCAAGCTCATAAAAATGAAGTATCTgatatttctatttcaaattGTGAACAATATATGGCAAGTATAtcagaaaatgaaaaagatattaaattatatagtatatcaaattttgaCATGATTTCTATAATAAGAATTCCCATATATCCTAATAGATGCGTATTTTTATCATCAATAGGAGGAGGATTATCTTCCAGTTCTATCAATAATCATGGGAATAAgaatgataaaaataaaagtaatatgcgaaatataaatacatttaatttatcaagTGGATTAATATATCCCCAAATTGTGCTATCAGAATTGAAAACAGGatctatatatatatattcaattaaagGAGGTAATTtacttattaataatgaaaaagatCCAGATAATGAAAGCTTtccaaaatataataatcataaaGCTCAAGTTACATGCTTGAAGTTTTTACCAAACTTAGGAATAATTATATCAGGAGATATATCAGGTGGATTAGAATTTTGGGATCCTTGGACAATGACTTTACCAAGAAGAAATATCCAAGATAATGAATTGAATCCTatcaaatttcaatataaaataGAAACAGATTTATTTGAGTTACAAAAGAATAAATGTTATGCAATTAATATGGTAGTAAGTAATGATGAAAGAAATCTTGCAATCAAATGTTCTGACTATAAAATtagattatttttaattcaaacaGGTAAATGctataaaatatttgatgaaaatatatcatCTTATAATGTAATGCAGAGCAATCCAGAATATGACTACTTACATATTGACCATTTAGAATTTGGTGTTAGATCATCAGTTGAAAcagaaattcaaaatcttccAGAATATTATAACATGCAGAATATGGTCTTTGATGAAACGTCTAgatttctaatatataCTTGTATGATTGGTGTATGTGTACTTGATATACAAATTGGAAAGCGtgttttaattattggTAAATTTGAAACAGGAAAAAGATTTCTTAATTTGGGATTATTACAAATACATAGAGGAATTAATTACAATGATAATCATTTAAGTAATGTTGATTCAGCTATTATTACTTCTGCTTATAAATCAAATcgtatatatatattttcaaaaagattACCATTACTAGATAATGGTGAtgttaatttaaaaagagatatatttaatgaattaccAAGTAGTGAAGAAATTGAGAGACAAAAACAATTGGAACAATTCTCAAATAAAGGGAAAGAAAGAAGTAATGCATATGTTAGAATTGCAAAACAAGTTATACTACATACGACTAAAGGAGATATTACTTTAGAACTTTATCCAGAAATTGCTCCTAAAGCTTGTGAAAACTTTTCAGTACACTGTTTTAATGGATATTATAACAATTGTATTTTTCATAGAGTTATTAAAGGTTTTATGATACAAACTGGTGATCCAACTGGACAAGGTATTGGCGGAGTATCTATATGGGgtaaagaatttgaagatgaaatttCACCAAATGTTAAGCATGATGAACCATTCACTTTAAGTATGGCAAATGCAGGCCCAAATACAAATGGTAGCCAATTCTTTATAACAACAGCATCTTGTCCATGGTTGGATGGAGTACATACTATATTTGGTAAGGTTGTTCATGGTAAAGAGATTGTGAAAGAAATTGAGCATGTTTCAACTAATAGGAATGATAGACCAATACAAGATGTATCAATTATATCAGCGTCAactatatttaattaa